AAGTCTGGCCGTGATAATCGGCCCAGGTGCGGGGTTTGTTCTGGCGTTTGCGGGAATAGATCGCCAGCCACTCATCCTGGTACAGCGGCCAGGACAGCAGAGAAGCGTGAGGAGGATGGGGCAAAAGGCCAATGTCTGCTTCACCTCTTCGCAGCAAGGTCTCCCCTGCCGAGGCGTGGGATTCAGACTCCAGCACCACCACATTCAGACCCGGATGGTCCTGCCTGAGGCGCACCAGCACCCGGGGCAACAGTTTGGACGCAGCACTGCGCAAGCTGACGATTCGTACCGTGCCAGAGAGTTCCTGCGGGTCTTCCACCGCACGGGTGAGGTCCTCAATGGCCATCAGGGCAATGCGGGCGTGGTCCAGGGCCCGGGCTCCGGCAGCAGTGAGCGTCACCCCATTTCGGCTGCGGTGAAAGAGGGTGCACCTGAGGTGCCTTTCCAGGGTCTGCACCGCCTCACTGAGGGTGCTCTGGGACATGCCGGTGCGGGCGGCGGCTTCATTGAAACTTCCAGCGTCACTGACCGCCACAAAACACTGGAGCTGGGAC
This DNA window, taken from Deinococcus cellulosilyticus NBRC 106333 = KACC 11606, encodes the following:
- a CDS encoding LysR family transcriptional regulator, producing the protein MAPLKPTLSQLQCFVAVSDAGSFNEAAARTGMSQSTLSEAVQTLERHLRCTLFHRSRNGVTLTAAGARALDHARIALMAIEDLTRAVEDPQELSGTVRIVSLRSAASKLLPRVLVRLRQDHPGLNVVVLESESHASAGETLLRRGEADIGLLPHPPHASLLSWPLYQDEWLAIYSRKRQNKPRTWADYHGQTFLMNGGAPSTVVMMEELMEQHGVQQATIQQYQDDTVLLAMAEHDLGITLLPRLAIPHLPDTLETWPLPDPMPRTIGVMVLPRRSGLPILQAVVHALLDTWAHTPETQLQQP